From a region of the Castor canadensis chromosome 7, mCasCan1.hap1v2, whole genome shotgun sequence genome:
- the Prdm2 gene encoding PR domain zinc finger protein 2 isoform X3 translates to MNQSAAESVAATETLEEVPEHVLRGLPEEVRLLPSAVDKTRIGVWATKPILKGKKFGPFLGDKKKRSQVKSNVYMWEVYYPNLGWMCIDATDPEKGNWLRYVNWACSGEEQNLFPLEINRAIYYKTLKPIAPGEELLVWYNGEDNPEIAAAIEEERASARSKRSSPKSRKGKKKSQENKNKGNKALDIQLNTSEPDCTSANMRDSEEGPKEEEERPLASVPEQPALIQEVISQDECPELVIPPPACEPQPEPDGKQEATDCEVNDLEEEEEEDEEEEDEDELEEEGEEEADMLNESSVKEPEIRCDEKPEDLLEEPKSLSKDTPEDSAEVIPFIKIPRPKEEANGDVFETFMFPCQHCERKFTTKQGLERHMHIHMSTVNHAFKCKYCGKAFGTQINRRRHERRHEAGLKRKPSLTVQPSEDLADGKPSGENVPPKDESNPPQLGQDSLISNLEKASQEIVNSSVVEENGEVKELHPCKYCKKVFGTHTNMRRHQRRVHERHLIPKGVRRKGGLLEEPQPLAEQAPPSQNVYLPSTEPEEEGEADDVYIMDISSNISENLNYYIDGKIQTNNSTSNCDVIEVESNSADLYGINCLLTPVTVEITQNIKTTQVPVTDDLPKEPPSGTSCESKKRRTASPPVLPKIKAEMDSDPTAPSSSVSLPLSISTTEAVSFHKEKSVYLSSKLKQLLQTQDKLTPPAGISATEIPKLGPVCVSAPASMLPVTSSRFKRRTSSPPSSPQHSPALRDFGKPSDGKVAWTDTVLTSKKPKLESRSDSPAWSLSGRDERESGSPPCFNEYKISKEWAAPPTFSNVCNQQPLDLSSGVKQKTEGTGKTPVQWESVLDLSVHKKPCSDLEGKEFKENHSAQPTCSAVKKKKPTTCMLQKVLLNEYNGIDLPVENTLDVTRSPSPCKSLDAQPDPDLGPDSSFSAPAVESSPEVCPSSPALQTASLSSRQLPPLLVPTDPSSPPPCPPILTVATPPPPLLPTVSLPAPTSDASPQPCPSPFSNATAQSPLPILSPTVSPSPSPIPPVEPLLSAASPGPPTLSSSSSSSSSSSSSSSSSFSSSSSSSPSPPPLSVVSSVVSSGDNLEASLPSITFKQEELETEVLKPREESQAEVEQDVVQETFSKNFVCNVCESPFLSIKDLTKHLSIHAEEWPFKCEFCVQLFKDKTDLSEHRFLLHGVGNIFVCSVCKKEFAFLCNLQQHQRDLHPDEVCTHHEFESGTLRPQNFTDPSKAHMEHMQDLPEDPLETSKEEEELNDSSEELYTTIKIMASGIKTKDPDVRLGLNQHYPSFKPPPFQYHHRNPMGIGVTATNFTTHNIPQTFTTAIRCTKCGKGVDNMPELHKHILACASASDKKRYTPKKNPVPLKQTVQPKNGVVVLDSSGKNAFRRMGPPKRLDFSVELSKMAPGRLKLNALKKKNQLVQKAILQKNKSAKQKADLKNASESSSHICPYCNREFTYIGSLNKHAAFSCPKKPLSPSKKKVYHSSKKGGHPSSANSDKNNSSNHRRRTADAEIKMQNTQAPLGKTRARSSGPAQVPLPSSSFRSKQNVKFAASVKSKKPSSSSLRNSSPIRMAKLTHVEGKKPKAVAKNHSPQLCNKPSRTLHVRVQKSKAVLQSKSALASKKRTDRFNVKSRERSGGPVTRSLQLAAAADLSENRREDSSARHELKDLRNFL, encoded by the exons CCAATCGCGCCGGGCGAGGAGCTGCTGGTCTGGTACAATGGGGAAGACAACCCAGAGATAGCAGCTGCGATTGAGGAAGAGCGAGCCAGCGCCCGGAGCAAGCGGAGCTCTCCGAAGAGCCGCAAAG GGAAGaaaaaatcccaggaaaataaaaacaaaggaaacaaagccCTAGACATACAGCTGAACACAAGTGAGCCAGATTGCACCTCTGCAAATATGAGAGATTCTGAGGAAG GTcctaaagaagaggaagaaaggcctTTGGCTTCAGTGCCTGAGCAGCCAGCTCTTATCCAGGAGGTGATCAGCCAGGATGAATGTCCGGAGCTGGTCATCCCTCCCCCTGCCTGTGAGCCACAGCCAGAGCCGGATGGGAAACAAGAAGCCACTGATTGTGAGGTCAATGAtctggaggaagaagaagaggaggatgaggaagaagaagatgaagatgagttggaagaagagggggaggaagaagctgACATGCTGAATGAAAGCTCTGTGAAAGAGCCAGAAATACGGTGTGATGAGAAGCCAGAAGATTTATTAGAAGAACCAAAAAGCCTTTCAAAAGACACTCCTGAAGACTCTGCCGAAGTGATACCTTTTATCAAAATCCCCAGACCTAAAGAGGAGGCCAATGGTGATGTCTTTGAAACATTTATGTTTCCATGTCAGCATTGTGAAAGGAAGTTTACAACCAAGCAGGGACTCGAACGTCACATGCATATCCACATGTCCACAGTCAATCATGCTTTCAAGTGCAAGTATTGCGGGAAAGCATTTGGCACTCAGATTAACAGGAGGCGGCATGAGCGTCGCCATGAAGCAGGGCTGAAGCGAAAACCCAGCCTGACAGTACAGCCATCAGAGGATCTAGCTGATGGCAAGCCTTCTGGAGAAAATGTTCCTCCTAAAGATGAATCGAATCCTCCCCAGCTTGGGCAAGATTCTCTGATCTCGAACTTGGAGAAAGCTTCCCAAGAGATAGTAAATTCGTCTGTTGTAGAAGAGAATGGGGAAGTTAAAGAACTTCATCCATGCAAATACTGTAAAAAGGTTTTTGGAACTCATACTAATATGAGACGGCATCAACGCAGAGTTCACGAACGCCACCTGATCCCCAAAGGTGTCCGGCGAAAAGGAGGCCTTCTTGAGGAGCCACAGCCACTGGCAGAGCAGGCCCCACCCTCCCAAAATGTCTATTTACCAAGCACAGAgccagaggaggaaggagaagctgaTGATGTGTATATCATGGACATTTCTAGCAATATCTCTGAAAACTTAAATTACTACATTGATGGTAAAATCCAGACTAATAACAGCACTAGCAATTGTGATGTGATTGAGGTGGAGTCTAACTCAGCAGATTTGTATGGCATAAATTGTCTGCTCACTCCAGTTACAGTGGAAATTACTCAAAATATAAAGACCACTCAGGTCCCTGTAACAGATGATCTTCCTAAGGAGCCTCCTAGTGGCACAAGCTGTGAGTCGAAGAAACGGAGGACTGCTAGTCCACCTGTGCTCCCCAAAATTAAAGCTGAAATGGATTCTGACCCCACAGCCCCCTCATCTTCTGTAAGTCTGCCTCTTAGCATATCAACAACAGAGGCTGTGTCTTTCCATAAAGAGAAGAGTGTATATTTGTCATCAAAGCTCAAACAGCTTCTTCAAACCCAGGACAAGCTAACTCCTCCTGCAGGGATTTCAGCAACCGAGATTCCTAAGCTAGGTCCCGTATGCGTGTCCGCTCCTGCATCCATGTTACCAGTGACCTCCAGTAGGTTTAAGAGGCGGACCAGCTCTCCACCCAGTTCTCCACAGCACAGCCCTGCCCTTCGAGACTTTGGAAAGCCAAGTGATGGGAAAGTGGCATGGACGGACACAGTTCTGACTTCCAAGAAACCCAAGTTGGAAAGTCGTAGTGATTCGCCTGCGTGGAGTTTGTCtgggagagatgagagagaaagtGGGAGCCCTCCTTgctttaatgaatataaaatctCAAAAGAATGGGCAGCCCCTCCTACTTTTAGCAATGTGTGCAACCAGCAGCCCCTGGATTTATCCAGTGGTGTCAAACAGAAGACTGAGGGCACAGGAAAGACTCCAGTCCAGTGGGAATCTGTGTTAGATCTCAGTGTACATAAAAAACCTTGTAGTGACCTCGAGGGCAAggaattcaaagaaaatcattcgGCACAGCCAACCTGTAGTgctgtaaagaaaaagaaaccaaccaCCTGCATGCTACAGAAGGTTCTTCTCAATGAATATAATGGCATTGATTTACCTGTAGAAAATACTCTTGATGTGACCAGGAGTCCAAGTCCGTGTAAATCCTTAGATGCCCAGCCAGATCCTGACCTTGGTCCTGACTCTAGTTTCTCTGCCCCTGCTGTTGAGTCCTCACCTGAAGTTTGTCCTTCATCACCTGCCCTGCAGACAGCGTCCCTGTCTTCCAGACAGCTTCCTCCTCTCTTGGTTCCCACGGATCCCTCTTCCCCTCCACCCTGTCCTCCTATTTTAACTGTtgccactccacctcctcccctccttcccactGTCTCTCTTCCTGCCCCCACTTCTGATGCCTCTCCTCAACCATGTCCCTCTCCATTCTCGAATGCCACTGCTCAGTCTCCACTTCCAATTCTCTCTCCAACAGTgtccccttcaccctctcccatTCCTCCCGTGGAGCCACTCCTGTCTGCTGCTTCACCTGGGCCTCCAAcgctttcttcctcctcttcctcctcctcctcttcttcttcttcctcttcctcttcattctcttcatcttcctcctcctccccttcaccACCCCCTCTCTCGGTAGTGTCTTCTGTTGTTTCCTCTGGTGATAACTTAGAGGCTTCTCTCCCCTCAATAACTTTCAAACAGGAGGAGTTGGAGACTGAAGTTCTGAAACCCAGGGAAGAGTCCCAGGCTGAAGTGGAACAGGATGTCGTTCAGGAAACATTTAGCAAAAACTTTGTTTGCAATGTCTGTGAATCcccttttctttccattaaaGATCTAACCAAACATTTATCCATTCATGCTGAAGAATGGCCCTTCAAATGTGAATTTTGTGTACAGCTTTTTAAGGATAAAACTGATTTATCAGAGCATCGGTTTTTGCTTCATGGAGTGGGGAACATCTTTGTGTGTTCAGTATGTAAAAAAGAATTTGCTTTCTTGTGCAATTTACAGCAACACCAGCGAGATCTCCACCCAGATGAGGTGTGCACACACCATGAGTTTGAAAGTGGGACCCTAAGGCCCCAGAATTTTACAGACCCCAGCAAGGCCCACATGGAACATATGCAGGACTTGCCAGAAGACCCTTTGGAAACCTCTAAAGAAGAGGAGGAATTGAACGATTCCTCTGAAGAGCTTTACACAACCATAAAAATAATGGCTTCTGGAATAAAGACAAAGGATCCAGATGTTCGGTTGGGTCTCAATCAGCATTACCCAAGCTTTAAACCACCTCCATTTCAATACCATCACCGAAACCCCATGGGTATTGGTGTTACAGCCACAAATTTCACTACCCACAATATCCCACAGACTTTCACCACGGCCATTCGTTGCACAAAATGTGGAAAGGGTGTTGATAACATGCCTGAGTTACACAAGCATATCCTGGCCTGCGCTTCTGCAAGTGACAAGAAGAGGTACACCCCTAAGAAAAACCCGGTACCGTTGAAACAAACTGTGCAGCCCAAAAATGGAGTGGTGGTTTTAGACAGTTCTGGGAAAAATGCCTTTAGACGAATGGGGCCGCCCAAAAGACTGGACTTTAGCGTGGAGCTCAGCAAAATGGCACCAGGTAGGCTCAAATTAAatgcactgaagaaaaaaaatcagcttgtACAGAAAGCAATCCTTCAGAAGAACAAATCTGCGAAGCAGAAGGCTGACTTGAAAAATGCTTCTGAGTCGTCTTCTCACATCTGCCCTTACTGTAACAGGGAGTTCACGTACATTGGCAGCCTGAACAAACATGCTGCTTTCAGCTGTCCCAAAAAACCCCtttctccctccaaaaaaaaagtttatcacTCATCTAAGAAAGGTGGCCAcccatcatctgcaaatagtgacaaaaacaatagcagcaaCCACCGCAGACGGACCGCAGACGCAGAGATTAAGATGCAGAACACACAGGCACCTTTGGGTAAGACCAGAGCCCGCAGCTCAGGCCCTGCACAAGTCCCACTGCCCTCCTCATCCTTCAGGTCCAAGCAGAATGTCAAATTTGCAGCTTCGGTCAAGTCCAAAAAGCCAAGTTCCTCCTCTTTGAGGAACTCTAGTCCAATAAGAATGGCCAAACTTACTCATGTTGAGGGCAAAAAACCCAAAGCTGTGGCCAAGAATCATTCTCCTCAGCTCTGCAACAAACCGTCCCGTACCCTGCATGTGAGGGTGCAGAAAAGCAAAGCTGTTCTACAAAGCAAGTCTGCTCTGGCGAGTAAGAAAAGAACAGACCGGTTTAATGTAAAATCTAGAGAACGGAGTGGGGGCCCAGTCACCCGGAGCCTTCAGCTGGCTGCTGCTGCGGATCTGAGTGAAAACAGGAGAGAGGACAGCAGTGCCAGGCATGAGCTGAAGGACTTGAG gaACTTCCTGTAG
- the Prdm2 gene encoding PR domain zinc finger protein 2 isoform X2: MNQSAAESVAATETLEEVPEHVLRGLPEEVRLLPSAVDKTRIGVWATKPILKGKKFGPFLGDKKKRSQVKSNVYMWEVYYPNLGWMCIDATDPEKGNWLRYVNWACSGEEQNLFPLEINRAIYYKTLKPIAPGEELLVWYNGEDNPEIAAAIEEERASARSKRSSPKSRKGKKKSQENKNKGNKALDIQLNTSEPDCTSANMRDSEEGPKEEEERPLASVPEQPALIQEVISQDECPELVIPPPACEPQPEPDGKQEATDCEVNDLEEEEEEDEEEEDEDELEEEGEEEADMLNESSVKEPEIRCDEKPEDLLEEPKSLSKDTPEDSAEVIPFIKIPRPKEEANGDVFETFMFPCQHCERKFTTKQGLERHMHIHMSTVNHAFKCKYCGKAFGTQINRRRHERRHEAGLKRKPSLTVQPSEDLADGKPSGENVPPKDESNPPQLGQDSLISNLEKASQEIVNSSVVEENGEVKELHPCKYCKKVFGTHTNMRRHQRRVHERHLIPKGVRRKGGLLEEPQPLAEQAPPSQNVYLPSTEPEEEGEADDVYIMDISSNISENLNYYIDGKIQTNNSTSNCDVIEVESNSADLYGINCLLTPVTVEITQNIKTTQVPVTDDLPKEPPSGTSCESKKRRTASPPVLPKIKAEMDSDPTAPSSSVSLPLSISTTEAVSFHKEKSVYLSSKLKQLLQTQDKLTPPAGISATEIPKLGPVCVSAPASMLPVTSSRFKRRTSSPPSSPQHSPALRDFGKPSDGKVAWTDTVLTSKKPKLESRSDSPAWSLSGRDERESGSPPCFNEYKISKEWAAPPTFSNVCNQQPLDLSSGVKQKTEGTGKTPVQWESVLDLSVHKKPCSDLEGKEFKENHSAQPTCSAVKKKKPTTCMLQKVLLNEYNGIDLPVENTLDVTRSPSPCKSLDAQPDPDLGPDSSFSAPAVESSPEVCPSSPALQTASLSSRQLPPLLVPTDPSSPPPCPPILTVATPPPPLLPTVSLPAPTSDASPQPCPSPFSNATAQSPLPILSPTVSPSPSPIPPVEPLLSAASPGPPTLSSSSSSSSSSSSSSSSSFSSSSSSSPSPPPLSVVSSVVSSGDNLEASLPSITFKQEELETEVLKPREESQAEVEQDVVQETFSKNFVCNVCESPFLSIKDLTKHLSIHAEEWPFKCEFCVQLFKDKTDLSEHRFLLHGVGNIFVCSVCKKEFAFLCNLQQHQRDLHPDEVCTHHEFESGTLRPQNFTDPSKAHMEHMQDLPEDPLETSKEEEELNDSSEELYTTIKIMASGIKTKDPDVRLGLNQHYPSFKPPPFQYHHRNPMGIGVTATNFTTHNIPQTFTTAIRCTKCGKGVDNMPELHKHILACASASDKKRYTPKKNPVPLKQTVQPKNGVVVLDSSGKNAFRRMGPPKRLDFSVELSKMAPGRLKLNALKKKNQLVQKAILQKNKSAKQKADLKNASESSSHICPYCNREFTYIGSLNKHAAFSCPKKPLSPSKKKVYHSSKKGGHPSSANSDKNNSSNHRRRTADAEIKMQNTQAPLGKTRARSSGPAQVPLPSSSFRSKQNVKFAASVKSKKPSSSSLRNSSPIRMAKLTHVEGKKPKAVAKNHSPQLCNKPSRTLHVRVQKSKAVLQSKSALASKKRTDRFNVKSRERSGGPVTRSLQLAAAADLSENRREDSSARHELKDLRLRTHKVLPFL; encoded by the exons CCAATCGCGCCGGGCGAGGAGCTGCTGGTCTGGTACAATGGGGAAGACAACCCAGAGATAGCAGCTGCGATTGAGGAAGAGCGAGCCAGCGCCCGGAGCAAGCGGAGCTCTCCGAAGAGCCGCAAAG GGAAGaaaaaatcccaggaaaataaaaacaaaggaaacaaagccCTAGACATACAGCTGAACACAAGTGAGCCAGATTGCACCTCTGCAAATATGAGAGATTCTGAGGAAG GTcctaaagaagaggaagaaaggcctTTGGCTTCAGTGCCTGAGCAGCCAGCTCTTATCCAGGAGGTGATCAGCCAGGATGAATGTCCGGAGCTGGTCATCCCTCCCCCTGCCTGTGAGCCACAGCCAGAGCCGGATGGGAAACAAGAAGCCACTGATTGTGAGGTCAATGAtctggaggaagaagaagaggaggatgaggaagaagaagatgaagatgagttggaagaagagggggaggaagaagctgACATGCTGAATGAAAGCTCTGTGAAAGAGCCAGAAATACGGTGTGATGAGAAGCCAGAAGATTTATTAGAAGAACCAAAAAGCCTTTCAAAAGACACTCCTGAAGACTCTGCCGAAGTGATACCTTTTATCAAAATCCCCAGACCTAAAGAGGAGGCCAATGGTGATGTCTTTGAAACATTTATGTTTCCATGTCAGCATTGTGAAAGGAAGTTTACAACCAAGCAGGGACTCGAACGTCACATGCATATCCACATGTCCACAGTCAATCATGCTTTCAAGTGCAAGTATTGCGGGAAAGCATTTGGCACTCAGATTAACAGGAGGCGGCATGAGCGTCGCCATGAAGCAGGGCTGAAGCGAAAACCCAGCCTGACAGTACAGCCATCAGAGGATCTAGCTGATGGCAAGCCTTCTGGAGAAAATGTTCCTCCTAAAGATGAATCGAATCCTCCCCAGCTTGGGCAAGATTCTCTGATCTCGAACTTGGAGAAAGCTTCCCAAGAGATAGTAAATTCGTCTGTTGTAGAAGAGAATGGGGAAGTTAAAGAACTTCATCCATGCAAATACTGTAAAAAGGTTTTTGGAACTCATACTAATATGAGACGGCATCAACGCAGAGTTCACGAACGCCACCTGATCCCCAAAGGTGTCCGGCGAAAAGGAGGCCTTCTTGAGGAGCCACAGCCACTGGCAGAGCAGGCCCCACCCTCCCAAAATGTCTATTTACCAAGCACAGAgccagaggaggaaggagaagctgaTGATGTGTATATCATGGACATTTCTAGCAATATCTCTGAAAACTTAAATTACTACATTGATGGTAAAATCCAGACTAATAACAGCACTAGCAATTGTGATGTGATTGAGGTGGAGTCTAACTCAGCAGATTTGTATGGCATAAATTGTCTGCTCACTCCAGTTACAGTGGAAATTACTCAAAATATAAAGACCACTCAGGTCCCTGTAACAGATGATCTTCCTAAGGAGCCTCCTAGTGGCACAAGCTGTGAGTCGAAGAAACGGAGGACTGCTAGTCCACCTGTGCTCCCCAAAATTAAAGCTGAAATGGATTCTGACCCCACAGCCCCCTCATCTTCTGTAAGTCTGCCTCTTAGCATATCAACAACAGAGGCTGTGTCTTTCCATAAAGAGAAGAGTGTATATTTGTCATCAAAGCTCAAACAGCTTCTTCAAACCCAGGACAAGCTAACTCCTCCTGCAGGGATTTCAGCAACCGAGATTCCTAAGCTAGGTCCCGTATGCGTGTCCGCTCCTGCATCCATGTTACCAGTGACCTCCAGTAGGTTTAAGAGGCGGACCAGCTCTCCACCCAGTTCTCCACAGCACAGCCCTGCCCTTCGAGACTTTGGAAAGCCAAGTGATGGGAAAGTGGCATGGACGGACACAGTTCTGACTTCCAAGAAACCCAAGTTGGAAAGTCGTAGTGATTCGCCTGCGTGGAGTTTGTCtgggagagatgagagagaaagtGGGAGCCCTCCTTgctttaatgaatataaaatctCAAAAGAATGGGCAGCCCCTCCTACTTTTAGCAATGTGTGCAACCAGCAGCCCCTGGATTTATCCAGTGGTGTCAAACAGAAGACTGAGGGCACAGGAAAGACTCCAGTCCAGTGGGAATCTGTGTTAGATCTCAGTGTACATAAAAAACCTTGTAGTGACCTCGAGGGCAAggaattcaaagaaaatcattcgGCACAGCCAACCTGTAGTgctgtaaagaaaaagaaaccaaccaCCTGCATGCTACAGAAGGTTCTTCTCAATGAATATAATGGCATTGATTTACCTGTAGAAAATACTCTTGATGTGACCAGGAGTCCAAGTCCGTGTAAATCCTTAGATGCCCAGCCAGATCCTGACCTTGGTCCTGACTCTAGTTTCTCTGCCCCTGCTGTTGAGTCCTCACCTGAAGTTTGTCCTTCATCACCTGCCCTGCAGACAGCGTCCCTGTCTTCCAGACAGCTTCCTCCTCTCTTGGTTCCCACGGATCCCTCTTCCCCTCCACCCTGTCCTCCTATTTTAACTGTtgccactccacctcctcccctccttcccactGTCTCTCTTCCTGCCCCCACTTCTGATGCCTCTCCTCAACCATGTCCCTCTCCATTCTCGAATGCCACTGCTCAGTCTCCACTTCCAATTCTCTCTCCAACAGTgtccccttcaccctctcccatTCCTCCCGTGGAGCCACTCCTGTCTGCTGCTTCACCTGGGCCTCCAAcgctttcttcctcctcttcctcctcctcctcttcttcttcttcctcttcctcttcattctcttcatcttcctcctcctccccttcaccACCCCCTCTCTCGGTAGTGTCTTCTGTTGTTTCCTCTGGTGATAACTTAGAGGCTTCTCTCCCCTCAATAACTTTCAAACAGGAGGAGTTGGAGACTGAAGTTCTGAAACCCAGGGAAGAGTCCCAGGCTGAAGTGGAACAGGATGTCGTTCAGGAAACATTTAGCAAAAACTTTGTTTGCAATGTCTGTGAATCcccttttctttccattaaaGATCTAACCAAACATTTATCCATTCATGCTGAAGAATGGCCCTTCAAATGTGAATTTTGTGTACAGCTTTTTAAGGATAAAACTGATTTATCAGAGCATCGGTTTTTGCTTCATGGAGTGGGGAACATCTTTGTGTGTTCAGTATGTAAAAAAGAATTTGCTTTCTTGTGCAATTTACAGCAACACCAGCGAGATCTCCACCCAGATGAGGTGTGCACACACCATGAGTTTGAAAGTGGGACCCTAAGGCCCCAGAATTTTACAGACCCCAGCAAGGCCCACATGGAACATATGCAGGACTTGCCAGAAGACCCTTTGGAAACCTCTAAAGAAGAGGAGGAATTGAACGATTCCTCTGAAGAGCTTTACACAACCATAAAAATAATGGCTTCTGGAATAAAGACAAAGGATCCAGATGTTCGGTTGGGTCTCAATCAGCATTACCCAAGCTTTAAACCACCTCCATTTCAATACCATCACCGAAACCCCATGGGTATTGGTGTTACAGCCACAAATTTCACTACCCACAATATCCCACAGACTTTCACCACGGCCATTCGTTGCACAAAATGTGGAAAGGGTGTTGATAACATGCCTGAGTTACACAAGCATATCCTGGCCTGCGCTTCTGCAAGTGACAAGAAGAGGTACACCCCTAAGAAAAACCCGGTACCGTTGAAACAAACTGTGCAGCCCAAAAATGGAGTGGTGGTTTTAGACAGTTCTGGGAAAAATGCCTTTAGACGAATGGGGCCGCCCAAAAGACTGGACTTTAGCGTGGAGCTCAGCAAAATGGCACCAGGTAGGCTCAAATTAAatgcactgaagaaaaaaaatcagcttgtACAGAAAGCAATCCTTCAGAAGAACAAATCTGCGAAGCAGAAGGCTGACTTGAAAAATGCTTCTGAGTCGTCTTCTCACATCTGCCCTTACTGTAACAGGGAGTTCACGTACATTGGCAGCCTGAACAAACATGCTGCTTTCAGCTGTCCCAAAAAACCCCtttctccctccaaaaaaaaagtttatcacTCATCTAAGAAAGGTGGCCAcccatcatctgcaaatagtgacaaaaacaatagcagcaaCCACCGCAGACGGACCGCAGACGCAGAGATTAAGATGCAGAACACACAGGCACCTTTGGGTAAGACCAGAGCCCGCAGCTCAGGCCCTGCACAAGTCCCACTGCCCTCCTCATCCTTCAGGTCCAAGCAGAATGTCAAATTTGCAGCTTCGGTCAAGTCCAAAAAGCCAAGTTCCTCCTCTTTGAGGAACTCTAGTCCAATAAGAATGGCCAAACTTACTCATGTTGAGGGCAAAAAACCCAAAGCTGTGGCCAAGAATCATTCTCCTCAGCTCTGCAACAAACCGTCCCGTACCCTGCATGTGAGGGTGCAGAAAAGCAAAGCTGTTCTACAAAGCAAGTCTGCTCTGGCGAGTAAGAAAAGAACAGACCGGTTTAATGTAAAATCTAGAGAACGGAGTGGGGGCCCAGTCACCCGGAGCCTTCAGCTGGCTGCTGCTGCGGATCTGAGTGAAAACAGGAGAGAGGACAGCAGTGCCAGGCATGAGCTGAAGGACTTGAG ACTAAGGACTCACAAAGTGCtaccatttctttaa